The following is a genomic window from Candidatus Dormiibacterota bacterium.
GTCGTCGGCGGGGGCGGCGCCGGCCGGTTCGGACGTCCCGGCCAGCGGAGCCGCCGCCGGCGGCGGCGCGCCGGGCTCGTCGCCCGCCTCGGGCGGCCGGCCCACCAGCGCCTCGGCCGCGGACCGCAGCGAGGTGAGCAGCCCGCGGCGGCGGCCCTGCGGCGCGGGCGCCGCCGGCGCCGCCTCCACGGTCGCGGCGCCCACCTCGGCGCTGGCCGCGCCGGCGGCCGCCGCGGGCGTGCGGCGGCGGCGGCGGCCGCTCTCCGGGGCGGTGGAGGTCTCGGCGGCGGCCTCGGCGATGCGGCGGCGCACCCGCACCGGCTGGGTGGCGGCGCCCTCGGCCGCCTTCTGCGCGGCGCCCGCGGCGCGCGCGGCGGTGCCGCTGGTGCGCCGCCGCCTGGCGCTGAGTCGCTGCACCGCCTGGCGGGCGGCAGCCTGCTCGGCTGCCTGCTTGGTGGTGCCGGTGCCGGTTCCGTACACCTCGCCGGCGACCACGGCGTCGGCGCTGTACATGCGCCGGTGACCGGGACCGCCGACGGCGGTGACCCGGTAGGTGGGGGTGCTGCTCAGCTTCTCCTGGGCGACCTCCTGGAGCTTGCCCTTGTGGTTCTCGTCGCTCCAGTCGGCGAGGTCGCCGATGTTCTGGAGGAACACCCGGGTGGCCACCCGGTAGCCGTGGTCCAGGAAGATCGCCCCGATCAGCGCCTCGAAGGCGTTGGCGAGCAGCGAGGGCAGCCGGTTGGCGCCGGTCTTCGCCGCCCCCTTGCCGAGGAGCAGGGCGTCGCCGAGCCCGAGCCGCTCGGAGAACCCGGCGAGCGACATGGTGTTGACCAGCGCGGCGCGCAGCTGGGTGAGCTGGCCCTCGTCGTAGCCGGGGAATCGCTTGAACAGGTACTCGCCCACGACCAGCTCGAGGACGGCGTCGCCGAGGTACTCGAGGCGCTCGTTGTCGTGCCCCGGCCCGCTGGGACGCCCCTGCTCGTTGTTCCACGAGGCATGGGTCATCGCCTCGCGGAGGAGCTCGGGGCGGCGGAAGCGGACGTTGATCCGCTCCTGCAGTGCCTGGAGCCCGGACTCCTCGTCCGCTCCCAGCGGATCCGGCGCTAGCTTGCGATCCCCAGCTTCTCCTGGACGTAGTCCCAGGCCTGTCCCACCGTTCCGATCTTCTCCGCGTCCTCGTCCGAGATCTCCATCCCGTACTCCTCCTCGAACGCCATGATCAGCTCGACCAGGTCCAGGGAGTCCGCGTTCAGATCCTCCACGAACGACGCTTCGAGGGTCACCTGATCCGCCTCGACGCCGAGTTGGTCGACCACGATCGACTTGAACTTCTCGAAGCTGGTGTCTGGCATCGGTGCTCCCTTGATGTGTGTCGGTCGCGTCCACCGCGCCTGCGGCGGTGTCAGTCTGACCGGAATCTGCGGTGATCGGTGGCGCCCAGGCGAAGGGTCCGGAGGCCCCGTCCAGGATCGGTGGCGGCGCCTCCCCCTCGATGGAACTCCCGGACGGCAATGCGGTTTCGGGTGGTCCGAGCCTTACCACCACGGCGGGCAGGGGGTGCTCGACCGGCCCGACCGCATCGGCCACGGCCTGGACGGCGACGCTGCGCAGCCGGCCCGAGCGCGACCGCGGTCGCGGCGACGGGGTCTCCGCGGCCGCCGGCTCGGCGGCCGGCGCCGCCCGCCGCCGCGACCGCCCTGCCGGCGCGGTGGGCGTCTCCGCCGGCTCCGCGACCGGCGGCTCGGCCGCCACCTCCGCGATCGCGTCGGCGGCGTTCTCGCCGGAGCGGCGGCGGCGCGACCCGCCACGCCGGCCCCGCCGGGTGCGCCGCGCCGGCTCCGCCGCGTCGCCGTCGACCGCGGCGGCACCGCCGGCCGGCTCGGGGACGGGCTCGGATACCGCGGGCACGCCGAGGACCTCCGGGGTCACCGCTGCGGTGCGCGAGCGCCGGGCGGTGGCGCGCCGCCGGGCGGGCGGGCCAGGTGCCGGCACGGGCTCGGGAGGTGCGCCGGAGGCTGCGTCAGGTGGGCCGAGTTCCGGCGTGAGGGACACGATCGTGGTGGATTCTAGCGACGACACACCCGCGCCCTCGGTCGCCGGGGCGGCACCGCGCGGCACTAGGCGGCCAGGCCGCCGTCGACATGGAGCACGTGACCGTTCACGTAGGCCGCCTCCGGCGCCGCGAGGAAGGCCACCGCGGCGGCCACCTCGGCCGCGGTCCCCAGCCGGCCCGCGGGCACGACCGCGACCGCGCGCTCGATCAGCGCCGGCGGCAGCCCGGCGGTCATGTCGGTCTCGACAAAGCCGGGGGCGACGGCGTTGACGGTGATCCCGCGGCCGCCCACCTCCTTGGCGAGCGCCTTGGTGAGGCCGATCAGCCCCGCCTTCGCCGCCGAGTAGTTGGCCTGGCCGGGGTTGCCCACCACCCCAGCGATGCTCGAGATGTTGACGATCCGGCCCCAGCGAGCGCGGAGCATGCCTCGCAGCGCCGCCCGGCAGAGGGTGAATGCGGCGGTGAGGTCGACGGCGAGCACGTCCCCCCAGTCGGCGTCGCTCATCCGCACCGCCAGGCCGTCGCGGGTGAGGCCGGCGTTGTTGACGAGGATGTCCACCCTGCCCAGCGCCTCGGCCGCCCGTGCGACCAGCCCCGCGGCGGCGGCGCCGTCGCCGAGGTCGGCGGCGAGCAGGACCGTGGCCACCCCGAGCGCCCCGGCCTCGGCGGCGACCTCGCGCGCCGCCGCCTCGGAGGCGCCGAAGGCGACGGCGACGGCGGCGCCCTCGGCGGCGAGGCGCAGCGCCACCGCGCGGCCGATGCCGCGGGACGCGCCGGTGACCAGCGCCACCCTGCCCTCGAGGCGCCGCTCAGCCACGGAGCGCCCCCGCGAGCGCGTCACCGAGCCCGGCTGCGGCCGCGGCGCTCGCCACCTGCACGGTGCGGAGGCCGGGGTCGATCCGCCCCGCCAGGCCGCTGAGCACCGCGCCCGGACCGACCTCGACCAGGGCCTCGGCACCGAGCCCGGCGAGGCTCGCGACACAGTCGCTCCAGCGCACCGGCGAGGCGAGCTGGCGGCGCAGCCGGTCGCGGATGGCGCCCGCGTCGCGGAGCGGGGCGCCGTCGACATTGCCCACCACCGGCACCGCGGCGTCGACCAGCGGCGCGGCGTCGATGAGCCGCCCCACCTCCTCGGCGGCGCCGGCCATCAGCGGGGAGTGGAAGGCACCGCTCACCCGCAGCGGCATCGCCCGGCGCACTCCGCGCTGGCGGGCCAGCGCGGCCGCCGCCTCGAGGGCGCGGCGCTCGCCGCTGATCACCACCTGGCCGGGGCCGTTGAGGTTGGCGACCACCACCACTCCCCCGCCGCTGGCGCCGACCTCGGCGCAGACCGCGGTGGCCACCTCCTCGGTGGCGCCGAGCAGGGCGGTCATCCCCCCCTCGCGCATCCCCGCCATCGCCAGGCCTCGGGCGGTGACCAGGCGCATCGCGACCTCGGCCTCGAGCACCCCGGCGGCGACCAGGGCGGCGTACTCGCCGACGCTGTGCCCGGCGACCCCCACGATCTCGATCCCCGGCACCCCCGAGGCCAGCCGCAGCGCCAGCACCGCCTCGACGAGCAGCAGCGCGGGCTGGGCGACCTCGGTGGGGCGCAGCCCCTCCTCGTCGCCGGCGAGAGCGCCGCGCAGGTCGATCCCGGCGGCGGCGGCGGCGTCGAGCAGCGCCGGTGCGGGGGGGACGTCGAGGAGATCGGCTGCCATGCCCGCGGACTGGCTGCCCTGACCGGGGAAGACCAGTGCGACCCGGGTCACTCGGTGACGAGCACCTCGCGCCCGTGGTAGGTGCCGCAGCTCTGGCAGACGTGGTGGGGACGCTTCGGCCGCCGGCACTGCTGGCAGGGGACGAGCGCAGGGCGCGCCAGGGCGAGGTGGGCGCGGCGCCGGTCACGACGCGCCTTGGGGACGCGTTCCTTGGGGACTGCCATTGCTACTCCGGTGAGGTGCGTGCCGATGAAGCGCGCTCGGCCGCGGAGTATAGCGGCACCGGACGGCTTTTCAACGTTTGCGGCGTCGTGACTCCGGTGCGGGGAGGCTCTCGATGCCCTTGCGGACGGTCTGCACGGTGCGCTGCAGCTGCCCCTCCAGCGTCTCCATCACCTCGCGCGCGTAGGCGTCGGCCTCGGTGGCGACGTGGGCGGCGCGCTCCTCCGCGTCGTCGACGAGGCTGCGCGCGCGCTCCTCGGCGGCGCGGGTGACGGCGTGCTGGCTCACCATCGCGGTGGCGTGCTCGGTGGCCTCGCGACCCAGCCGCTCGGCGTCCTCGCGGGCCTCGGCGACGACCCGCTCCGCCTCCTCTCGGGCGCCGGCGGTGGTGCGCTCGGCCCCCTCACGGGCCTCCTCGACGAGCGCCTCGGCAGTCTCGCGCGCCTGCGCCAGCAGCCGCTCCTGCTCGTCGACGACCCAGTGCGCCTGCTTCATCTCCTCGGGAAGCTGCATCCGGGCGCGGTCGATGAGGTCGAGCGCCTCGTCCTCGTTGACCACCACGTTGGGGGTGAAGACGATCCGCTTGCCGTTGACCACCATGCTCTCGAGCCGGTCGAGGAGGTCGATCACCGAGGGACTCTCGGCGGCGATGTCGCTCACGTCCGTTCCCCCTGGAGTTCCTGGTCTCCGCCCTCTCTGCCGAAGCGCCGCCGCATCGCCCGCGCGCTGGGCGGGGGAAGGACGTCCTCGACGCTGCCGCCGAAGCGGTAGACCTCCTTGATCAGAGAGGAGGAGACGTAGACGTTGGAGAAGGAGGTCATCAGGAAGACGGTGTGGATCTCGGGCGCGAGCCGCCGGTTCATCAGCGCCATCTGGAACTCGTTCTCGAAATCGCTGACCGCCCGCAGCCCGCGGATCATCGCGGCGGCGCCGACCCGCCGGGCGTACTCGACGGTGAGCCCCTGGAAGGTGTCGACCTCGACCCGCGGGTTCTCGTTGACGCTCTGCCGGATCAGCTCGACCCGCTCCTCGACGCTGAAGAGCCCGTTCTTCGAGGGGTTCTCGAGCACCGCCATGATCACCCGGTCGAAGATCAGCGTCGCCCGCTCGAGCACGTCGAGGTGACCGAGGGTCACCGGGTCGAAGCTCCCCGGGTACACGGCGATGCGGGTCATCCTCTCTCCCGTTGGTCCCGAGCGTCCCCGGCCCCGTCCTCCGCGCCCGACCGGCGGTAGAAGCTCAGCCGGGTGGTGCCGTAGGTCGCCTCCCGGATGCGCTCCAGATCCCCCGCCGCGTCGGGGAGCCGCGCAGCGCGGTGATGTTCGCACACGACGAGGGGCGGCGATTGCGCTCCGAGCGCGTCGAGCACCGCGGCCATCCCCCGGTCGCGGTAGGGGGCGTCGAGGAAGACGACGTCGGCGGTCGCCAGATCGCCGGGACGGCCCCGGACCCAGGGCAGCACGTCGGCGGTGACCAGCCGGCAGCGCTCGGTGCACTCCAGCCGCTCCGCGGTGCGGGCCACCAGCCGCAGCGTGGAGCGGTTCCGCTCCACGAAGGTCACCCGCGCGGCGCCCCGGCTGAGCGCCTCGAACCCGACCGTGCCCGCGCCGGCGTAGAGGTCGACCACGGTGGCGCCGGCGACCTCGCCGAGGATGTTGAAGAGCGCCTGGCGCACCAGCGAGGTGGTGGGCCGGGTCTCCAGACCCTCGGGGGTGTCGATCTGCCGTCCCCGCCAGGCCCCCGCGGTGATCCGGGTCGCCGCCATCAGTCGAGGTCGAAGACGTCGCGGAAGGCGGTCATCGCCTCGGCGAGGGGGGGATGGAGGCTGAGGGTGGGGTCGGCGTCCAGCCAGCGCTCGGCGGCGGCGCGGGCCCGCTCCATCAGGGCCTGGTCGAGGAGGTCGGCGACCCGCATCTCGGGGAGGCCGTGCTGGCGCAGGCCGATGACGTCGCCGGGGCCGCGCATCCGCAGGTCGAGCTCGGCGAGGTCGAAGCCGCTCCGGGTCCTCGCCACCGCCTCGAGGCGGGAGTGCCCGGCGGGGTCCGGGCTGCCCTGGAAGAGCAGGCAGTGGGACGCGTGGGCGCCCCGGCCGACCCGGCCGCGGAACTGGTGCAGCTGGGCGAGGCCGAAGCGCTCGGCGCCCTCGATGAGCATGATCGTGGCGTTGGGCACGTCCACCCCCACCTCGACCACGCTCGTGGTCACCAGCAGGTCGGCGGCGCCGGAGGTGAAGCGGCCCATCCGCTCCTCCTTCTCCCGCGAGGGCATCCGGCCGTGGAGCAGCTCGACCCGCAGGCTGGGGAACACCTCGGTGCTCAGCCGCGCATGCTCCGAGGTCGCGCTCCGCACCCCCAGGGTGTCGGACTCCTCCACCAGCGGGCAGATCACGAACACCTGGCGGCCCTCGGCGACCTGGGAGCGCACGAAGTCGTAGGCGGCGGCGCGGTCCTCGGGGCTGACCACGCGGGTGACCACCGGGGTGCGGCCCGGCGGCATCTCCCGCAGCTCGCTGTGGTTGACGTCGCCGTACAGGGTCAGCGCCAGCGAGCGCGGGATCGGGGTCGCGGTCATCGCCAGGAAGTTCGGGATGTCCTCGGACTTGCGCCGCAGTCGCTGGCGCTGGGCGACCCCGAATCGGTGCTGCTCGTCGACCACCACCAGGCCGAGCGCGACCGGACGGACCTCGTCCTCGGTGAGCGCGTGGGTGCCGACCAGCAGCGTGTCCTGCCCCGATGCCACCCCGCCGAGGATCTCGCGGCGGGCGCGCACCGGGGTGGCGCCGATCAGCAGCCGCACCGACACGCCGTGGGGCGCGAGCAGCGTGTCGAGGGTGGTGTGATGCTGCCGCGCCAGGATCTCGGTGGGCGCCATCACCAGTGTCTGGAAGCCGGCGTGGTGGGCCATCAGCGCGGCCATCGCCGCCACCACCGTCTTGCCGCTGCCGACGTCGCCCTGGAGCAGCCGGTTCATCGGCCCCGGCTGGGCCATGTCGATGAGGATCCCGTGGGCGGCGCGCCGCTGCCCGTCGGTGAGCTGGAAGGGCAGCGAGTCGGCGAAGCCGCGGGCCACCTCGGGGTCGTACGGCACCACCACCCCGTTCCCGCTCAGCCGCCGCCGCCGGGCCCGCTGGGCGGCGAGCTGGAGCAGGAGGATCTCCTCGAAGCCGATCCGCTCGCGGGCCCGGTCGACCAGCTCCGGCGAGGTCGGGGAGTGGAGCGCCCGCAGGGCCTCGGCGAGGGTGAGCAGGCCCTCCTCCTCGCGCAGCGCCGGGGGCAGGGCGTCGGGGAGCAGGTCGGCGAGCGGCAGCAGCGGCTCGATGCGCTCGCGGAGGAAGCGGGAGGTGAGCCCGCCGGTCTCGGGGTAGACGGGGGCGAGCCGGCCGACATGCAGCTGCCCGTCGGAGACCCGCTCGAACTCGGGGTTCTGGAGCACCGGGCCGCGGCTCTCCCACTTCACCTTGCCGCTGAGCAGCAGCTCGTCGCCGGCGTGCAGCTGGCGCACCAGGAAGGGCTGGTTGAACCACACCGCCGAGGCGGACCCGGTCCCGTCGTCCAGGACCGCCTCCACCAGCACCATCCGCTTGTAGGGGCTGCGCCGCGACCCCACCCGCCGCACCCGGGCGCGCACCGTCTGGACCTCGGCGCCGGGGGCGAGCGACGCCAGCGGGCGCACCTCGCGGGTGTCCTCGTTGCGGCGGGGCACGTGGAGGAGCAGGTCGCGGACGGTGTGGATGCCGAGCTTCGCCAGCCGGGACGCGTGGCGGGGGCCGACGCCGGCGAGGCGCTCCACCGGAGTGTCGGGCCCGGGCGAGACCACCGGCCCGCCGGCCGGAGAGGGGTTCGGGGGCACCTCGGGAGTCTAGGCCGAACAGCGGTTCGGCGATGCGCGTCCACGCCGGGGCCGCCGCGGATCGGGGCCGCCACTCCGAATCCGGGCATGCATAATCGCTGAGGGGACGTGTTCCGGGTGGCGGCGCCCGTCATCGCGTCCGCCGGCATGGGCGCCGCGTGACGGCCTGCGAACGTGAGAGGGAGGGGATCCAGATGGCAGCTCCGCGCAGTCGGACGCGCGCCGGCTCGGCCGCGGCGGGTGAGAGCCCGGCCGGTGCAGGGACCGACACCGGCGCACCCGCGACCGAGCCGGTCGAGGTGACCGGCGCTGCGGCGCAGGCGCGGCCCCGCCCTCGACCCCGCACCGTGGTCCGGGCGCAGACGGCCGCCGCCGCCCCGGCGGCCGCGCCGGAGCCCGCCCCGCCGCCGCCCTCGCGCCCGCCCACCCGGATCGTGCACATCGACCGCGTTCACTGGTCGCGGGGCATGAAGGCCACCGCGGCGGCGGCGGTGGTGGTGATGCTCGGGCTGGTCGCCGCCCTCGCCCTCGCCCTGCTGCAGCACGGGCGCGACCAGGCCCTGAGCGACTCCCGGGCCTCCGCGCTGGGGGCGGCGAGGACCTTCGCCGTCGACCTCGCCAACTACGACTACTCCGAGGTCGACCAGGCCTTCCAGACCGTCATCGACCACTCCACCGGGCAGTTCAGGGACGAGTTCGGCAAGGCGGCGCCCGACCGGGCCGCGGCGATCACCAGGAAGCAGGCCTCCGCCACCGGCAAGGTGCTCGACGCCGCGGTGGTCGACCTCAGCGGCGACCGGGCCACGGTGATCGCCTTCGTCGACCAGACCGTGGTGGAGGCGAATCCGCAGAGCACCCAGGTCGCGCGTGGCCGGCTCCGGCTGACGCTGGTGCGCAGCGGCGGCGGCTGGCTGGTCTCGAAGCTGGAGAACCTCTGAGGACGCCTGGGTTCCGTCAGCCGGCGCGGAGGCAGGCGACTCCGACCGCCCGGGGACCGGCGTAGGTGCCCACCACGGGACCGATCTCCCCGCTGTCGAGGCCGAGCTCGGGGTAGGCGGCGAGCAGCCGCGGCCGCACCTCGTCGAGCAGCTCGGGGGCGCCGCTGTGCATCGTGCCCACCGCCTCGAGCGGCCCCGCCTCGGCGAGCAGGGCGAGCATCCGGTCGATCCCCTGGCGGCGGTTGCGCACCCGCGCCTGGGGATGCACCTCGCCGGCGGCGACGCGGAGCAGCGGCTTGACGCTGAGCACCCCGCCGAGGAAGGCCTGGGCGGCGCCGATGCGGCCGCCGCGGTGCAGGTAGGTGAGGGTGTCGAGGAGCACGTAGACCACCACCCGCTCGCGCCGCGCCCCGGCGTTGCGGACGACGGTGTCCACATCGGCGCCGGCGGCCAGGTCGCGCAGGGCGCCGCGCACCAGGAACTGGATGCCCATGCTCACGCTGCCGGAGTCGACGACGTGCACCCGCCCCTCGTGCTCGCGGGCGGCGAGCGTCGCCGACTGCAGGGTGCCACTCAGCCTCTGCGAGATGTGGATGCTGAGGACCTGGTCGTCGGGGCCCTGGAGCAGCTCGCGATACACCGATGCGAAGGCCTCCGGCGAGGGCTGCGAGGTGGTCGGCGAGGTACCGCCCCGGGCCAGCCGGGAGTAGAAGCCGTCGGCGCCGAGGTCGACACCGTCGCGGAACTGCTCCTCGCCGAAGCGCACCGTCAGCGGCACGACGGTGACCCCCAGCGGCGCCGCCTGGTCGGGCAGGAGGTCGGAGGTGCTGTCGGTGACGATGTGCAGCACGGTCACTCCAGGGAGAGGATGTAGGGGTAGTGCTCCTGGCCGCCGTCGTGGACCTCGAACTCCACGTCCGGGTGCTTCCGGCGGAGCGCGTCGACCAGGGTCGCCGCCGTCCCCTCGTCGACCCCGGCGCCGCGGTACACGGTGATCAGCTCGGGCTCGCGACCGGCGGCCTCGAGCACCCCCTCCACCACCGAGAGGTTGTCCTGGCCGACCTGGGTGATCCGGTCGTCGACCACCGCGATGACGTCGCCGACGCGGATGTCCTGGCCGTCGGCGGTGCTGTCGCGGACCGCGCGGGTCACCTCCACGGTGACCACCCCGGCGATCGCCTCCTCCATCCGCGCGCAGTTCGAGTCGAGGTCGCCGCCGGGGTCGAGGGTGAGCAGCGCGGTGATCCCCTGGGGGAGGCTGCGGGTGGGCACCACCCGCACCGCCACGTCGGGGGCGAGGGCGTCGACCTGGAGGGCGGTGAGGATCACGTTGCCGTTGTTCGGCAGGATGATCACCGAGTCGGCGTGGGCGGCACGCACCGCGTTGAGCAGCGCCTCGATCGACGGGTTCATGGTCTGGCCGCCCTCGACGATGCCGTCGGCCCCGAGGCCGTCGAGGATCGCGCGGAAACCGGCGCCCGGCGCCACCGAGACCACCCCGAGCGCCTTGCGGGGGGCGGCGGGCCGCTGCGCCTCCTCGGCGGCCGCGCGCTCGAGGATGTCGTGGTGCTGGGTCGACATGTCCTCGACCTTGAGCTTGCTCAGCCGCCCCCGCTCGGCGGCGCGGGTGATCAGCGCCGCCGGGTCGAGGGTGTGGATGTGCACCCGCACCAGATCGGCGTCACCGACCACGAGCGAGGAGTCGCCGAGCGACCCCAGCTCCTCGCGGAGGGCGTCGACGTCGAGCCCGGGGCCGCCGATGAGGAACTCGGTGCAGTAGCCCCAGTCGCTGCGCTCGGCCACGGCGGCGGCGCCACGGCGCTCGCCCGGGGTCGCCGGCGCCCCCGAGGCCGGGGGTGCTCCGCCGGGGCGGCGCAGCTGCGGCTCGCCGACGCGACGCGGCCGGGTGAGCGCGGCGAACGCCTCCTCGCTCTCGCTGAGGTCGCCCTCGAGGGCGCGGGAGAACCCCTCGAGAACCACCGCGAAGCCCAGGCCGCCGGCGTCGACCACCCCGGCATCGCGGAGCACGGCGAGCTGGTCGGGGGTGCGCTCCACCGCGGCGTGGGCCTCGGCCACCGCCGCCTGGAGCACGGTGCGGATGTCGTCCGACCCCTCGGCGGCCCGCTTCGCCGCGGCCGCGGCCTCGCGGACCACGGTGAGGATGGTGCCCTCGGTGGGCTTCATCACCGCCTTGTAGGCGACCGCCGATGCCTCGCCGAGGGCGGCGGCTACGCCGGCGGCGTCGACCCGGGCGCGCCCCTGCAGCCCCTGCCCGAAGCCGCGGAACACCTGGGACAGGATCACCCCGCTGTTGCCCCGGGCGCCCATCAGCGAGCCGTGCGCGGCCGCCTGCATCACCCCCGCGGCGGAGGCGGGGTCGGCGGCCTTGCCGGCGTCCTCGACCGCGCTGCGCAGGGTCAGGTACATGTTCGAGCCGGTGTCACCGTCGGGCACGGGGAAGACGTTGAGGTCGTTGACCACCTCCTGGTTCGCCTGCAGCCAGGCGAGCGCGCTGCTCAGCCCGGCGAGCATCTGGCGGCCGCCGACGTCCTTGAGGGGCTGGCGGTCCATGGTCACGCCGCCCGCGCCCCCGCCCACAGCGTCGCGCTCAGCGCCGGCCACCCTCGCCCCCGTCCTCCAGGTGGATGCCCTGGACGTTGACGTTCACGGCGATGACGGGCAGGCCGAGCATCCGCTCGACGGCGTACTTCACCGCGCTCATCAGATTGTGGGCGACCTCGCTGATCCGGGTTCCGTACTGGGCGATCACGTAGAGACCGATGACGATCCCCCCCTCACCCACCTCGATCTCCACCCCGCGGTGGAGGTTGTCGCGGTTGAGACGCTCGGCGATGCCGTCCCGCAGGCCGCGGGCGGCCATCCCGACGATGCCGTAGCATTCGTTGGCGGCGTGGCCGGCGATCGAGGCCACCACCCGCGGTGAGACCTCGATCCGGCCCAGGCTGTCGGTTCGGGTGAGGGCCTCCCTGGCCCTGACCTTGGTGGTCGGCACGATATCCCCATAAGTCGCCGGACAGCGCTGTGTTATCCTCGGCCGCCGGTGCACGAGGCCGGTGCACACGACCGCGGCCGGCCGGAGCAGCGCGCCATTCTAGTATGGGCATTCCCGGGCACGCCGCGGTCCGGCATGGGGACGAACGATGGCACAACGGTGTGAGCTCTGCGGCAAGGGCCCGATGTCGGGCAACAACGTCAGCCACTCGAAGCGGCGGACGCGTCGTCGGTTCATGCCCAACCTCCAGCGGGTCCACGTGCTGGTCTCCGAGCGGTCGGTCCGCCGGCTGGTCTGCACCCGCTGCATCCGGACCCAGTCGAAGGTCCGCTAGCCCACCGCTAGCCCAGATCCACCCAGGCCGCGCCCTCGGGCAGCGGCGCCCCGGGCTCGGCGCGGAGCACCGCGGCGAGGATGCGCAGGCCCTCGACGATGCGCGGGCCGGGCCGGTTGAAGTAGCCGGAGCCGTCCACCGCCGCCAGCCGCCGGCTGCGCACGCAGGGCAGCTCGGCGAAGCCGGGACGGCCGGACAGGTCCGCGACCGTCTCCAGGCTCCGCTTCAGGCCGAAGCCGCAGGGCATCAGCACCATCACCTCGGGCCCGGCCTCGACCACC
Proteins encoded in this region:
- a CDS encoding DAK2 domain-containing protein, with product MDRQPLKDVGGRQMLAGLSSALAWLQANQEVVNDLNVFPVPDGDTGSNMYLTLRSAVEDAGKAADPASAAGVMQAAAHGSLMGARGNSGVILSQVFRGFGQGLQGRARVDAAGVAAALGEASAVAYKAVMKPTEGTILTVVREAAAAAKRAAEGSDDIRTVLQAAVAEAHAAVERTPDQLAVLRDAGVVDAGGLGFAVVLEGFSRALEGDLSESEEAFAALTRPRRVGEPQLRRPGGAPPASGAPATPGERRGAAAVAERSDWGYCTEFLIGGPGLDVDALREELGSLGDSSLVVGDADLVRVHIHTLDPAALITRAAERGRLSKLKVEDMSTQHHDILERAAAEEAQRPAAPRKALGVVSVAPGAGFRAILDGLGADGIVEGGQTMNPSIEALLNAVRAAHADSVIILPNNGNVILTALQVDALAPDVAVRVVPTRSLPQGITALLTLDPGGDLDSNCARMEEAIAGVVTVEVTRAVRDSTADGQDIRVGDVIAVVDDRITQVGQDNLSVVEGVLEAAGREPELITVYRGAGVDEGTAATLVDALRRKHPDVEFEVHDGGQEHYPYILSLE
- a CDS encoding Asp23/Gls24 family envelope stress response protein, translating into MPTTKVRAREALTRTDSLGRIEVSPRVVASIAGHAANECYGIVGMAARGLRDGIAERLNRDNLHRGVEIEVGEGGIVIGLYVIAQYGTRISEVAHNLMSAVKYAVERMLGLPVIAVNVNVQGIHLEDGGEGGRR
- the rpmB gene encoding 50S ribosomal protein L28 codes for the protein MAQRCELCGKGPMSGNNVSHSKRRTRRRFMPNLQRVHVLVSERSVRRLVCTRCIRTQSKVR